From the Amia ocellicauda isolate fAmiCal2 chromosome 21, fAmiCal2.hap1, whole genome shotgun sequence genome, one window contains:
- the dcaf5 gene encoding DDB1- and CUL4-associated factor 5 — MKELKGCGMRSSVGFLSRRKISGHPLMKDEFQRRRLAGCTSLYKKDLLGHFGCVNAIEFSNNGGEWLVSGGDDRRVLLWHMEKAIHARAKPVKLKGEHLSNIFCLAFDSTNKRVFSGGNDEQVILHDVERGETLNVFLHDDAVYGLSVSPVNDNVFASSSDDGRVLIWDIREPPHGEPFCLANYPSAFHSVMFNPAEPRLLATANSKEGVGLWDIRKPRSSLLRYGGNLPLQSAMSVRFNSTGTQLLALRRRLPPVLYELHSRLPSFQFDNQGYFNSCTMKSCCFAGDRDQYILSGSDDFNLYMWRIPKDPEAGGPGRVVNGAFMVLKGHRSIVNQVRFNPYTYMICSSGVEKVIKVWSPYKQPNSIGDLEGRVEDKSRSLYTHEEYISLVLNSGSGLSHDYVSQSIQEDPRMMAFFDSLVRREIEGWSSDSDSDLSEGTILQLHARGRGGTGRVVRETTGAPPAAAAARQSDSEHSSSSSLAAPDGASSPCPLEEFAVSTQQRSHTYQAVRLLDLVNDSSDSSGLWSDPIPRPRSPSPRENSSISSPTSSPAATSSTSSTSSTSSSSSSSEGEEEDQEEQRRSSTRLRNASRRRRMRLHHRVAERPKSAIALYSGLDSCSYPKITVEDPSSSSSEEAQNSGKSRARGSPDQDRLVFQSDTPPRTSPTVSVESRSGERESEGESGRPSRENLSGIPQGNSDPPFSTGKGLSEGHSPNGNESQKGKGRDLRGEGGSGPREVQSPRVSCDVVPPPIPPLEQRCTSQSSESSCGSPIQHSLGINGQHAAEGKSKDWSCGSQSSTAESEIPSHPEPDAESVDSKNLAERCSKRPRAPRMGPSMTAGLKRTRAEPEEADSQSSPSEKKFKT, encoded by the exons ATGAAGGAGCTGAAGGGCTGCGGGATGCGCTCGTCGGTGGGCTTCTTGTCCCGGAGGAAGATCAGCGGGCACCCCCTGATGAAGGACGAATTTCAGCGGCGACGGCTGGCAGGCTGCACAAGCCTTTATAAGAAAGATCTGCTGGGACATTTTGGATGTGTCAATGCAATAGAGTTTTCTAACAATGGAGGGGAATGGCTAGTGTCCG GAGGGGACGATCGGAGGGTGCTGCTGTGGCACATGGAGAAGGCCATCCATGCACGCGCTAAGCCAGTCAAGCTGAAGGGGGAACACCTTTCCAACATCTTCTGTCTGGCTTTTGACAGCACCAACAAACGTGTCTTCTCTGGAG gcAATGATGAGCAAGTTATCCTACATGATGTGGAGAG GGGGGAAACGCTGAACGTCTTCCTGCATGACGATGCGGTGTATGGTCTGTCTGTCAGCCCGGTCAACGACAACGTGTTTGCCAGCTCCTCGGATGACGGGCGTGTCCTCATCTGGGACATCCGTGAGCCGCCCCATGGAG AGCCCTTCTGTCTGGCGAACTACCCGTCAGCCTTTCACAGTGTGATGTTCAATCCTGCCGAGCCCCGCCTGCTGGCCACTGCCAACTCCAAGGAGGGAGTGGGATTATGGGATATCCGCAAGCCACGCAG ctccctGCTACGCTATGGAGGGAACCTGCCTCTGCAGAGCGCCATGAGCGTCCGCTTCAACAGCACGGGCACCCAGCTGCTGGCCCTGCGCCGCCGCCTGCCCCCGGTCCTGTACGAGCTGCATTCGCGCCTGCCCAGCTTCCAGTTTGACAACCAGGGCTACTTCAACTCCTGCACCATGAAGAGCTGCTGCTTCGCTGGGGACAGGGACCAG tacaTCCTGTCAGGCTCAGATGACTTCAACCTGTATATGTGGAGGATCCCGAAGGACCCTGAAGCAG GAGGTCCAGGCCGAGTGGTCAATGGTGCTTTCATGGTGCTGAAGGGCCATCGCTCTATCGTCAATCAGGTCCGCTTCAATCCCTACACCTACATGATCTGCTCCTCGGGGGTGGAAAAGGTCATCAAG GTGTGGAGCCCATACAAGCAGCCTAACAGCATCGGGGACCTGGAGGGGCGGGTGGAGGACAAATCCCGCAGCCTGTACACCCACGAGGAATACATCAGCCTGGTGCTCAACAGCGGCAGCGGCCTCTCACACGACTACGTCAGCCAGTCCATCCAGGAGGACCCGCGCATGATGGCCTTCTTTGACTCCCTGGTGCGGCGGGAGATCGAGGGCTGGAGCTCGGACTCGGACAGCGACCTAAGCGAGGGCACCATCCTGCAGCTGCACGCCCGAGGCCGGGGGGGGACCGGACGGGTGGTCAGGGAGACGACCGGTGCTCCCCCTGCCGCCGCTGCCGCCCGCCAGAGCGACTCCgagcactcctcctcctcctccctggcCGCCCCCGACGGCGCGAGCTCCCCCTGTCCCTTGGAGGAGTTCGCCGTGTCCACGCAACAGCGATCGCACACCTACCAGGCCGTCCGCCTCCTGGACCTCGTCAACGACTCCTCCGACTCGAGTGGGCTCTGGTCGGACCCTATACCCCGGCCACGTTCCCCCAGCCCCAGGGAGAATTCCAGCATCTCCAGCCCCACCTCCTCGCCAGCAGCCAccagcagcaccagcagcaccagcagtaccagcagcagtagcagtagcagcgAAGGTGAAGAGGAAGACCAAGAGGAGCAGAGGAGGTCCAGCACACGACTGAGGAACGCCTCCAGGAGACGCCGCATGAGGCTCCACCATCGAGTGGCTGAGCGGCCCAAGTCAGCCATCGCTCTTTATTCTGGTCTGGACTCCTGTAGTTACCCCAAGATCACTGTGGAggacccctcctcctcctccagcgaGGAAGCACAGAATTCGGGGAAAAGCAGGGCCCGTGGGAGCCCAGACCAAGACAGACTTGTGTTTCAGTCAGATACCCCGCCCAGAACGAGCCCCACTGTCTCTGTGGAAAGTCGTTCAGGCGAAAGGGAGTCAGAAGGCGAGAGTGGAAGGCCTTCGCGGGAGAATCTGTCCGGAATTCCGCAGGGAAATTCGGATCCTCCATTCTCTACTGGTAAAGGTCTCTCCGAGGGCCACTCGCCTAACGGGAACGAGTCGCAGAAGGGCAAAGGGAGAGACTTGCGAGGAGAGGGAGGTAGTGGGCCCAGAGAGGTGCAAAGTCCCAGGGTTTCCTGCGATGTTGTCCCACCTCCCATCCCTCCCTTGGAGCAGCGCTGCACGTCCCAGTCTTCAGAGAGCAGCTGTGGCTCCCCCATTCAGCATAGCCTGGGCATCAATGGACAACATGCAGCAGAAGGGAAAAGCAAGGATTGGTCCTGTGGCTCTCAGTCCTCAACAGCCGAATCCGAGATCCCCAGCCACCCTGAGCCCGATGCAGAATCTGTGGACTCCAAAAACCTGGCAGAGAGGTGCTCCAAGAGACCTCGGGCTCCTAGGATGGGACCCAGTATGACAGCCGGGCTCAAACGGACTCGAGCTGAGCCAGAGGAGGCCGACTCCCAGAGCTCCCCCTCAGAAAAGAAGTTCAAAACATGA
- the LOC136717392 gene encoding DNA excision repair protein ERCC-6-like produces the protein MDVLNSGFLPTYDQLYEHQKEGIVFLYEAYQSEKNGVILGDEMGLGKTIQIIVFLGGMLDMGKIKSVLLVLPKSLLQNWIEELKKWTPLIQLSEFDVKNRDTVKNIQQKGGVLLITYKNLIKGQKILSSYKEKHFTWDCVIFDEAHFIRNRSSKCFKAACLIPAKIRLLLSGIPVHKNLQEMWSLFHLACQGGLLGTYATFKKQFEQPILKGMEKTSSGKHKALGLKRAEMLMKVIEPYYFRRTKEEIQRKWQVSDQESYPLLDAVKMAHFTRKNDYVVWVYLSPIQETLYKTLLSMRTLRDSLDSNYNDLITLKKICDHPRLLSHTECRDLEWEDDGELDLSALQVTLEIRERLFPQLSSESLLEESGKLAFLVPLLERLRDEGNRTLVFSRSLKMLDIIEYILKERGFNILRLDGTNCKTYKIQERVTLFQTKKDCSVFLLTCQVGGVGLNLTAANRVVIVDPSWNPATDDQAVARVDRIGQEKDMVIYRLITCGTVEEKIYRWQVFKNTLIKQTTGDDTNPIRYFSNQEIYELFTLENTQSSSTQLQLQNFHHHRRVIDKALDDHLAYLYSLKMFGISEHDLINSTALDRDFAKDTPCNRIHLQVQKNEQRIQAESHMGFKKTEKTEEEAIL, from the exons ATGGATGTCCTCAACAGTGGCTTTTTACCAACGTATGATCAACTGTATGAGCACCAGAAAGAGGGTATTGTCTTTCTCTATGAAGCATATCAAAGTGAGAAAAATGGTGTGATTCTAGGAGACGAGATGGGCTTGGGAAAAACCATCCAGATCATAGTGTTTTTAGGAGGAATGCTGGATATGGGCAAAATAAAGTCAGTTCTGCTTGTCTTGCCCAAAAGTCTCCTGCAGAACTGGATTGAGGAGCTGAAGAAATGGACACCTTTGATACAATTAAGTGAATTTGATGTAAAAAACAGAGATACGGTGAAAAACATTCAGCAGAAAGGAGGTGTGCTCCTCATCACATACAAAAACCTAATTAAAGGTCAGAAAATACTCTCCAGTTACAAAGAGAAGCATTTCACCTGGGATTGTGTGATCTTTGATGAAGCTCACTTTATCAGAAACCGCTCTTCCAAGTGCTTTAAAGCTGCATGTTTAATCCCTGCAAAGATCCGATTGCTCCTCTCTGGCATTCCCGTGCACAAAAACCTGCAAGAGATGTGGTCTTTGTTCCACCTGGCCTGTCAGGGAGGCCTCCTTGGGACATACGCCACATTTAAAAAGCAGTTTGAGCAGCCAATACTAAAGGGAATGGAGAAGACTTCCAGTGGCAAACACAAAGCACTAGGCCTGAAAAGGGCAGAAATGTTAATGAAAGTAATAGAGCCATACTACTTCAGGAGGACAAAAGAAGAGATTCAGAGAAAATGGCAAGTGTCTGACCAAGAGAGTTATCCCCTACTGGATGCTGTTAAGATGGCCCACTTTACAAGGAAAAATGATTATGTCGTATGGGTTTATCTCAGCCCTATCCAGGAAACATTGTATAAGACATTACTTTCTATGAGAACTTTGAGAGACAGCCTTGACTCAAACTATAACGATCTCATCACGTTGAAGAAGATCTGTGATCACCCAAGATTGCTATCTCACACAGAATGCAGGGATCTGGAATGGGAGGATGATGGGGAACTGGATCTTTCAGCATTACAAGTCACACTGGAAATTAGAGAGAGACTCTTTCCCCAGTTGTCGAGTGAAAGTCTCCTGGAAGAATCAGGAAAACTAGCGTTCCTTGTACCTTTACTTGAAAGACTCAGGGACGAGGGAAATCGCACACTTGTTTTCTCTCGGTCTCTGAAGATGCTGGACATCATTGAGTACATTTTGAAGGAAAGAGGATTCAATATTTTGCGCTTAGATGGGACGAATTGTAAAACCTACAAAATTCAGGAACGGGTCACTTTATTCCAGACAAAGAAGGACTGTTCTGTCTTCTTGCTTACCTGTCAGGTAGGAGGAGTCGGCTTGAATTTAACAGCTGCCAATAGGGTAGTCATTGTAGACCCATCCTGGAATCCTGCCACAGATGACCAGGCAGTAGCCAGGGTCGACAGGATTGGGCAAGAGAAAGACATGGTGATCTACAGGCTGATCACTTGTGGGACagttgaagaaaaaatataccGCTGGCAGGTTTTCAAAAACACTCTGATCAAACAGACAACAGGCGATGATACAAATCCCATTAGGTATTTTAGCAATCAAGAAATTTATGAGttgtttacattggagaacacaCAATCATCTTCCACACAACTCCAGCTGCAGAACTTCCACCATCATCGAAGAGTGATAGACAAAGCCCTAGATGACCATCTTGCATACTTGTACTCCCTGAAAATGTTTGGGATTTCAGAGCATGATCTCATCAACTCAACAGCTTTGGACAGAGACTTTGCAAAAGACACACCATGCAACAGAATTCACCTTCAGGTACAAAAAAACGAGCAGAGAATACAAGCAGAATCCCACATGGGATTCAAA AAGACAGAAAAAACGGAAGAGGAGGCAATTTTATGA